Proteins co-encoded in one Astatotilapia calliptera chromosome 18, fAstCal1.2, whole genome shotgun sequence genomic window:
- the dnajb4 gene encoding dnaJ homolog subfamily B member 4 → MGKDYYKTLGISKGATDEDIKKAYKKQALKWHPDKNKSAAAEEKFKEIAEAYEVLSDPKKREIYDQYGEEGLKGGSGPAGDGQGTTFTYTFHGDPHATFATFFGGSNPFEMFFGRKANGRDDEDMEVDGNDPFGSFTSFNLNGFPRDGHVGLGGQQRRKQDPPIIHELRVTLEEVFHGCTKRMKISRKRLNPDGRTMRTEDKILTIEIKRGWKEGTKITFPREGDESPNTIPADIVFVIKDKPHPHFRREGSNIVYPVRVSLRQSLCGCSVTVSTIDGKTCNMKITDVVKPGMRKTVAGQGLPFPKNPEQRGDLVVEFDVNFPESLPTNARDVLKRHLPA, encoded by the exons ATGGGCAAAGATTACTATAAAACGCTGGGTATCTCTAAAGGAGCCACGGATGAGGATATAAAAAAAGCTTACAAAAAACAGGCGCTGAAATGGCATCCGGACAAAAACAAGTCTGCAGCCGCCGAGGAGAAATTTAAGGAAATCGCCGAAGCATATGAAGTCCTCAGTGATCCgaagaaaagagaaatttaTGATCAGTATGGAGAGGAAG GTCTCAAGGGAGGAAGTGGGCCCGCTGGTGACGGACAAGGCACCACTTTCACCTACACCTTCCATGGAGACCCTCACGCCACCTTCGCCACTTTCTTCGGAGGCTCCAACCCCTTCGAGATGTTCTTCGGACGTAAAGCGAACGGGCGAGACGACGAGGACATGGAGGTGGACGGAAACGACCCCTTCGGCTCCTTCACCAGCTTCAACCTGAACGGCTTCCCCCGTGACGGCCACGTGGGCCTCGGGGGGCAGCAGCGGCGGAAGCAGGACCCGCCCATCATCCACGAACTGAGGGTCACCCTGGAGGAGGTGTTCCACGGCTGCACCAAGAGGATGAAAATCTCCCGCAAAAGGCTAAATCCAGATGGCAGGACCATGCGCACTGAGGATAAGATTCTCACTATCGAGATTAAGCGGGGCTGGAAGGAGGGAACCAAGATCACGTTCCCCCGGGAGGGAGACGAGTCTCCAAATACTATTCCCGCTGACATTGTTTTCGTCATCAAGGACAAACCACACCCCCACTTTAGGCGGGAGGGCTCCAACATTGTGTATCCAGTGCGTGTGAGCTTACGACAG TCGCTGTGCGGATGCTCCGTCACCGTGTCGACGATAGACGGGAAGACGTGCAACATGAAGATCACGGACGTCGTCAAGCCCGGCATGAGAAAAACTGTAGCCGGACAGGGTCTCCCGTTCCCCAAAAACCCCGAGCAGAGAGGAGACCTGGTGGTGGAGTTTGATGTGAACTTTCCCGAGTCTTTGCCGACAAATGCCAGAGATGTCCTGAAACGGCATTTACCTGCTTAG